One window of the Pseudomonas lurida genome contains the following:
- the folP gene encoding dihydropteroate synthase, which produces MTSALSSTRLPCGNRVLDLAHTHVMGILNVTPDSFSDGGRFSQLDAALRHAEAMVAAGATLIDVGGESTRPGARLVSPLEELERVAPIVERIARELDVIISVDTSTPAVMRETARLGAGLINDVRSLQRDGALDAAAATGLPVCLMHMLGEPGNMQDSPHYDDLVGEVSGFLADRMAQCAAAGIAEQKIILDPGFGFAKTLQHNLSLFKHMESLHDLGRPLLVGVSRKSMIGLALNRPVGERLYGGLALAALAISKGARILRVHDVAETVDVVRMIAAVESAE; this is translated from the coding sequence ATGACTTCTGCGTTGTCCTCTACCCGGTTGCCTTGCGGCAACCGGGTTCTTGATTTGGCCCATACACATGTCATGGGCATTCTTAATGTAACCCCCGATTCCTTTTCTGACGGCGGCCGCTTCAGCCAGCTGGATGCTGCATTGCGCCACGCTGAGGCAATGGTAGCTGCGGGGGCGACCCTGATTGACGTGGGGGGTGAGTCGACTCGGCCTGGCGCTCGCCTGGTTTCTCCCTTGGAGGAGCTGGAGAGGGTTGCACCGATAGTCGAGCGCATTGCGCGTGAGCTGGATGTGATCATCTCGGTCGACACCTCGACGCCTGCCGTGATGCGCGAAACGGCGCGTCTGGGCGCGGGGTTGATCAACGATGTGCGCTCCCTTCAGCGCGACGGTGCCCTGGATGCCGCTGCTGCTACCGGGTTGCCGGTGTGCCTGATGCACATGCTGGGGGAGCCCGGCAACATGCAAGACAGCCCTCACTACGACGATCTCGTTGGCGAAGTGAGTGGTTTTCTTGCCGATCGGATGGCTCAATGCGCTGCGGCGGGGATTGCCGAGCAAAAAATCATCCTCGATCCCGGCTTCGGCTTCGCCAAGACCCTGCAACACAATCTAAGCCTGTTCAAGCATATGGAATCCCTGCATGACCTTGGTCGACCTCTTCTGGTCGGTGTTTCACGCAAGAGCATGATAGGGCTTGCGCTGAATCGTCCGGTGGGTGAGCGGCTGTACGGTGGTCTTGCACTGGCAGCGCTTGCAATAAGCAAAGGCGCGCGTATTTTGCGTGTGCATGATGTCGCCGAGACGGTGGATGTGGTGCGCATGATTGCCGCGGTAGAATCAGCCGAATAA
- the ftsH gene encoding ATP-dependent zinc metalloprotease FtsH yields the protein MAKNLILWLIIAAVLVTVMNNFSSPNEPQTLNYSDFIQQVKDGKVERVAVDGYVITGKRNDGDSFKTIRPAIQDNGLIGDLVDNHVVVEGKQPEQQSIWTQLLVASFPILVIIAVFMFFMRQMQGGAGGKGGPMSFGKSKARLLSEDQVKTTLADVAGCDEAKEEVGELVEFLRDPGKFQRLGGRIPRGVLMVGPPGTGKTLLAKAIAGEAKVPFFTISGSDFVEMFVGVGASRVRDMFEQAKKHAPCIIFIDEIDAVGRHRGAGMGGGHDEREQTLNQLLVEMDGFEMNDGIIVIAATNRPDVLDPALLRPGRFDRQVVVGLPDIRGREQILKVHMRKVPMGDDVAPAVIARGTPGFSGADLANLVNEASLFAARTGKRIVEMKEFELAKDKIMMGAERKSMVMSEKEKQNTAYHEAGHAIVGRVVPEHDPVYKVSIIPRGRALGVTMFLPEEDRYSLSKRALISQICSLYGGRIAEEMTLGFDGVTTGASNDIMRASQIARNMVTKWGLSEKLGPLMYAEEEGEVFLGRGGGGQSASFSGETAKLIDSEVRSIIDQCYGTAKQILTDNRDKLDAMADALMKYETIDADQIDDIMAGRTPREPRDWEGGSGTSGTPPVVQNERPETPIGGPAADH from the coding sequence ATGGCAAAGAATCTGATCCTGTGGTTGATCATCGCGGCTGTCCTGGTGACGGTGATGAACAACTTCTCCAGCCCTAACGAGCCGCAGACCCTCAACTATTCCGACTTCATCCAGCAAGTTAAGGATGGCAAGGTCGAGCGCGTGGCGGTTGATGGCTACGTAATCACCGGCAAACGCAACGATGGCGACAGCTTCAAGACCATTCGTCCGGCAATTCAGGACAACGGTCTGATCGGCGACCTGGTGGATAACCACGTCGTTGTCGAAGGCAAGCAGCCTGAGCAGCAGAGCATCTGGACCCAGTTGCTGGTTGCCAGCTTCCCGATCCTGGTGATCATCGCCGTGTTCATGTTCTTCATGCGCCAGATGCAAGGCGGTGCGGGAGGCAAGGGCGGGCCGATGAGCTTCGGCAAGAGCAAGGCACGCCTGCTCTCCGAGGACCAGGTAAAAACCACCCTGGCTGACGTTGCCGGTTGCGACGAAGCCAAGGAAGAAGTGGGCGAGCTGGTCGAGTTCCTGCGCGACCCGGGCAAGTTCCAGCGCCTGGGTGGCCGCATTCCACGCGGCGTACTGATGGTCGGTCCTCCGGGTACCGGTAAGACCTTGCTGGCCAAGGCGATTGCCGGCGAAGCCAAGGTGCCTTTCTTCACCATTTCCGGTTCTGACTTCGTCGAGATGTTCGTCGGCGTCGGTGCCAGCCGTGTTCGCGATATGTTCGAACAGGCTAAAAAGCATGCGCCTTGCATCATCTTCATCGATGAAATTGACGCCGTTGGTCGCCATCGTGGTGCCGGCATGGGCGGTGGTCATGATGAGCGTGAGCAGACTCTCAACCAATTGCTGGTTGAGATGGACGGCTTTGAAATGAACGACGGGATCATCGTGATCGCTGCAACCAACCGTCCTGACGTCTTGGACCCTGCCTTGCTGCGTCCGGGCCGTTTCGACCGTCAGGTCGTGGTTGGCTTGCCAGATATTCGTGGTCGCGAGCAGATCCTCAAAGTACACATGCGCAAAGTCCCAATGGGTGACGACGTGGCTCCGGCCGTAATTGCGCGCGGCACCCCAGGCTTCTCCGGTGCCGACCTGGCCAACCTGGTCAACGAAGCTTCGTTGTTCGCTGCCCGTACCGGCAAGCGCATCGTGGAGATGAAAGAGTTCGAATTGGCCAAAGACAAGATCATGATGGGCGCCGAGCGCAAATCCATGGTCATGTCTGAAAAAGAGAAGCAGAACACTGCCTATCACGAAGCGGGTCACGCCATTGTCGGTCGCGTTGTGCCTGAGCACGACCCGGTCTACAAAGTGTCGATCATTCCTCGTGGTCGGGCACTGGGTGTCACGATGTTCCTGCCGGAAGAGGATCGCTACAGCCTCTCCAAGCGCGCACTGATCAGCCAGATCTGCTCGCTCTACGGTGGACGTATTGCTGAAGAGATGACACTGGGCTTCGACGGCGTGACGACCGGTGCTTCCAACGACATCATGCGTGCCAGCCAGATCGCACGGAACATGGTGACCAAGTGGGGCTTGTCGGAAAAACTCGGTCCGTTGATGTATGCCGAGGAAGAAGGCGAGGTGTTCCTGGGTCGTGGCGGTGGCGGTCAGAGCGCCAGCTTCTCCGGTGAGACGGCCAAGCTGATCGACTCCGAAGTGCGCAGCATCATTGACCAGTGCTACGGCACGGCCAAGCAGATCCTGACCGACAACCGCGACAAGCTGGATGCCATGGCGGATGCGCTGATGAAGTACGAGACCATTGATGCCGACCAGATCGACGACATCATGGCTGGTCGCACGCCGCGTGAACCTCGCGATTGGGAAGGTGGTTCGGGCACCTCTGGCACGCCGCCAGTGGTTCAGAACGAGCGCCCTGAAACCCCGATCGGCGGTCCTGCAGCTGACCACTAA
- the rlmE gene encoding 23S rRNA (uridine(2552)-2'-O)-methyltransferase RlmE: MARSKTSLKWLQEHFNDPYVKKAQKDGYRSRASYKLLELQDKDKLFRPGMSVIDLGAAPGGWSQVASRLIGGQGRLIASDILEMDSIPDVTFVHGDFTQDAVLAEILEAVGNSQVDLVISDMAPNMSGLPAVDMPRAMFLCELALDLAGRVLRPGGDFLVKVFQGEGFDEYHKNIRKLFDKVQMRKPDSSRDRSREQYLLARGFRGIEGAASDERL, translated from the coding sequence GTGGCCCGTTCCAAAACCAGCCTTAAGTGGCTACAAGAACATTTCAACGATCCTTACGTCAAAAAGGCGCAAAAGGACGGCTACCGTTCCCGGGCCAGCTACAAGCTGCTGGAGCTCCAGGACAAGGACAAATTGTTTCGCCCAGGCATGAGCGTGATCGACCTGGGCGCTGCCCCGGGTGGCTGGTCCCAGGTGGCCAGTCGTCTGATTGGTGGGCAAGGCCGCTTGATCGCTTCTGACATCCTGGAGATGGACAGCATCCCGGACGTGACCTTTGTGCACGGTGACTTTACCCAGGACGCTGTGCTGGCCGAGATCCTGGAAGCTGTAGGAAATTCGCAGGTGGACCTTGTGATTTCCGACATGGCCCCCAATATGAGTGGATTACCGGCTGTTGATATGCCGCGCGCCATGTTCCTGTGCGAGTTGGCACTGGATCTGGCGGGTCGGGTATTGCGTCCGGGGGGTGATTTCCTGGTCAAGGTCTTCCAGGGTGAAGGCTTCGACGAGTACCACAAGAACATCCGCAAGCTGTTCGACAAGGTTCAGATGCGTAAACCGGACTCTTCTCGTGACCGGTCTCGCGAGCAATACCTGTTGGCGCGGGGCTTCCGCGGCATCGAAGGCGCCGCCAGTGATGAGCGTCTTTAA
- a CDS encoding YhbY family RNA-binding protein produces MPLTQEQKKQYKSIGHHLKPVLIVADNGLTEGVLAEFERALNDHELIKIKVNILDREARLAAIAELCKVGKADLVQVIGKMALLYRKNFSVNKQLSNVHRFK; encoded by the coding sequence ATGCCGCTCACTCAAGAGCAGAAGAAACAGTACAAATCCATTGGCCACCATCTGAAACCAGTTCTGATTGTGGCAGATAACGGTTTGACTGAAGGTGTGTTAGCCGAATTCGAACGTGCACTGAACGATCATGAACTGATCAAGATCAAGGTCAACATCCTTGATCGCGAAGCGCGCCTGGCCGCCATTGCAGAGCTGTGCAAGGTGGGCAAAGCGGACCTGGTCCAGGTCATCGGCAAGATGGCGCTGCTGTATCGCAAGAACTTCAGCGTCAACAAGCAACTGTCGAACGTACACCGCTTCAAGTAA
- a CDS encoding MFS transporter → MLWQLSQMLWVGGLWLLHIGVLPALGLIGLAPLLIDEIDGLLSALLVSFAAACVTLQALVLVKAEGLGSLWRDIRGQLLLMALYACAMFCVVHVWLPEALRWQLFSYLVLGFSGLVLVIQPAPGWSGGAREARP, encoded by the coding sequence ATGCTTTGGCAGCTCTCCCAGATGCTTTGGGTGGGTGGCCTGTGGTTGCTGCATATTGGTGTACTGCCGGCTCTGGGCCTGATTGGCCTGGCGCCGTTACTGATCGACGAGATCGATGGATTACTCAGTGCGTTGCTGGTGAGTTTTGCGGCGGCGTGCGTGACGCTCCAGGCGTTGGTGCTGGTCAAGGCCGAGGGTCTGGGGAGTTTGTGGCGGGATATTCGCGGGCAACTGCTGTTGATGGCGCTGTATGCATGCGCAATGTTTTGCGTGGTGCATGTCTGGTTGCCGGAAGCGTTGCGCTGGCAGCTATTCAGCTATCTTGTGCTAGGGTTCTCCGGCCTGGTGCTGGTTATACAGCCGGCGCCTGGGTGGAGTGGCGGGGCGCGCGAAGCACGCCCTTGA
- the greA gene encoding transcription elongation factor GreA gives MTKYPMTVQGFKALEEEHAHLTKVVRPKLSQDIGTARELGDLKENAEYHAAREQQGMVEARIRDIEGRLQNSVVIDVTTIPKTGKVIFGTTVEIANVETDESVVYHIVGEDEADFKLGKISVGSPLARALIAKEEGDVVAVKTPGGVIEYEIVEVRHV, from the coding sequence ATGACCAAATACCCAATGACCGTCCAGGGCTTCAAGGCCCTGGAAGAGGAGCACGCCCATCTGACCAAGGTCGTACGTCCAAAGCTGAGCCAGGACATCGGTACGGCCCGCGAACTGGGTGACCTGAAGGAAAACGCCGAATACCACGCTGCTCGCGAGCAGCAAGGGATGGTCGAGGCGCGGATCCGTGATATCGAAGGCCGCCTGCAGAACTCGGTGGTTATCGACGTGACGACCATTCCGAAGACCGGCAAGGTGATTTTCGGCACTACCGTGGAAATCGCCAACGTCGAGACTGATGAAAGCGTGGTCTACCACATCGTTGGCGAAGATGAGGCTGACTTCAAACTCGGCAAGATCTCTGTCGGTTCGCCGCTTGCCCGCGCCTTGATTGCCAAGGAAGAAGGTGATGTGGTGGCTGTGAAGACGCCAGGCGGCGTGATCGAGTACGAGATCGTTGAAGTTCGCCACGTCTGA
- the carB gene encoding carbamoyl-phosphate synthase large subunit: protein MPKRTDIKSILILGAGPIVIGQACEFDYSGAQACKALREEGYRVILVNSNPATIMTDPAMADATYIEPIKWQTVAKIIEKERPDALLPTMGGQTALNCALDLEREGVLEKFGVEMIGANADTIDKAEDRSRFDKAMKSIGLACPRSGIAHSMEEANAVLETLGFPCIIRPSFTMGGTGGGIAYNREEFEEICARGLDLSPTKELLIDESLIGWKEYEMEVVRDKKDNCIIVCSIENFDPMGVHTGDSITVAPAQTLTDKEYQILRNASLAVLREIGVETGGSNVQFGICPNTGRMVVIEMNPRVSRSSALASKATGFPIAKVAAKLAVGYTLDELSNDITGGKTPASFEPSIDYVVTKLPRFAFEKFAKADARLTTQMKSVGEVMAIGRTFQESLQKALRGLEVGVCGLDEKLDLSNPESMSVLKRELTVPGAERIWYVADAFRAGMTVEDIFGMNMIDPWFLVQIEDLIKEEEKVKTLGLASIDRDMMFRLKRKGFSDQRLAKLLGVTEKNLRTHRHKLEIFPVYKRVDTCAAEFSTDTAYLYSTYEEECEAAPSGRDKIMILGGGPNRIGQGIEFDYCCVHAALALREDGYETIMVNCNPETVSTDYDTSDRLYFEPVTLEDVLEIVRVEKPKGVIVQYGGQTPLKLARALEAAGVPIIGTSPDAIDRAEDRERFQQMVERLNLRQPPNATVRSEDEAIRAASKIGYPLVVRPSYVLGGRAMEIVYEEEELKRYLRDAVKVSNDSPVLLDHFLNCAIEMDVDAVCDGTDVVIGAIMQHIEQAGVHSGDSACSLPPYSLPAHIQDEMREQVKKMALELGVVGLMNVQLALQGEDIYVIEVNPRASRTVPFVSKCIGVSLAMIAARVMAGKTLKEIGFTKEIIPNFYSVKEAVFPFAKFPGVDPILGPEMKSTGEVMGVGDTFGEAFAKAQMGASEVLPTGGTAFISVRDDDKPLVAGVARDLINLGFEVVATAGTAKLIEAAGLKVRRVNKVTEGRPHVVDMIKNDEVTLIINTTEGRQSIADSYSIRRNALQHKIYCTTTIAAGEAICEALKFGPEKTVRRLQDLHAGLKA from the coding sequence ATGCCAAAACGTACAGACATAAAAAGCATCCTGATTCTCGGCGCTGGCCCGATCGTGATCGGCCAGGCCTGCGAATTCGACTACTCCGGCGCCCAGGCCTGTAAAGCCCTGCGCGAAGAGGGCTACCGCGTCATCCTGGTGAACTCCAACCCGGCCACCATCATGACCGACCCGGCCATGGCCGACGCCACCTACATCGAGCCGATCAAGTGGCAGACCGTTGCCAAGATCATCGAAAAAGAGCGTCCGGACGCGCTGCTGCCAACCATGGGCGGCCAAACCGCGTTGAACTGCGCCCTGGACCTGGAGCGCGAAGGCGTCCTGGAAAAGTTTGGCGTAGAGATGATCGGCGCCAATGCCGACACCATCGACAAGGCGGAAGACCGTTCGCGTTTCGACAAGGCCATGAAGTCCATCGGCCTGGCGTGCCCACGTTCCGGCATCGCCCACAGCATGGAAGAAGCCAATGCGGTCCTCGAGACCCTGGGCTTCCCGTGCATCATCCGTCCGTCCTTCACTATGGGCGGCACCGGTGGCGGTATCGCTTACAACCGTGAAGAGTTCGAAGAAATCTGCGCCCGTGGCCTGGACCTGTCGCCGACCAAAGAGCTGCTGATCGACGAATCCCTGATCGGCTGGAAAGAATATGAGATGGAGGTTGTCCGCGATAAGAAGGACAACTGCATCATCGTCTGCTCGATCGAAAACTTCGACCCGATGGGCGTGCACACCGGTGACTCGATCACCGTTGCGCCGGCACAGACCCTGACCGACAAGGAATACCAGATCCTGCGTAACGCCTCCCTGGCGGTGCTGCGCGAGATCGGCGTGGAAACCGGCGGTTCCAACGTTCAGTTCGGCATCTGCCCGAACACCGGCCGTATGGTCGTGATCGAGATGAACCCGCGCGTATCGCGTTCGTCGGCCCTGGCTTCGAAAGCCACTGGCTTCCCGATCGCCAAGGTCGCGGCCAAACTGGCGGTGGGCTACACCTTGGACGAGCTGTCGAACGACATTACCGGTGGCAAGACCCCGGCGTCCTTCGAACCGTCCATCGACTACGTTGTGACCAAGCTGCCACGGTTTGCCTTCGAGAAGTTCGCCAAGGCTGACGCGCGCCTGACCACCCAGATGAAATCTGTGGGTGAAGTCATGGCCATCGGTCGTACGTTCCAGGAATCCCTGCAGAAAGCCCTGCGCGGCCTGGAAGTGGGCGTTTGCGGCCTGGACGAAAAACTCGACCTGAGCAACCCGGAAAGCATGAGCGTGCTCAAGCGCGAGCTGACTGTGCCGGGCGCCGAGCGTATCTGGTACGTGGCTGACGCCTTCCGCGCCGGCATGACCGTCGAAGACATCTTCGGCATGAACATGATCGACCCGTGGTTCCTGGTACAGATCGAAGATCTGATCAAGGAAGAAGAGAAGGTCAAGACCCTGGGCCTGGCCAGCATCGACCGCGACATGATGTTCCGCCTCAAGCGCAAAGGCTTCTCCGACCAGCGTCTGGCCAAGCTGCTGGGCGTGACCGAGAAGAACCTGCGTACTCATCGCCACAAGCTGGAGATCTTCCCGGTCTACAAGCGCGTTGACACCTGCGCGGCCGAGTTCTCCACCGATACCGCGTACCTGTACTCCACCTACGAGGAAGAGTGCGAAGCCGCGCCGTCGGGTCGCGACAAGATCATGATCCTGGGCGGCGGTCCGAACCGTATCGGCCAGGGTATCGAGTTCGACTACTGCTGCGTCCATGCTGCTCTCGCGCTGCGCGAAGACGGCTACGAGACCATCATGGTCAACTGCAACCCGGAAACTGTTTCTACTGACTACGACACCTCCGATCGCCTGTACTTCGAGCCAGTGACCCTGGAAGACGTGCTGGAAATCGTGCGCGTCGAGAAGCCGAAGGGCGTGATCGTCCAGTACGGCGGCCAAACCCCGCTGAAACTGGCACGTGCCCTCGAAGCGGCCGGCGTGCCGATCATCGGTACCAGCCCGGACGCTATCGACCGTGCAGAAGATCGCGAGCGCTTCCAGCAAATGGTTGAGCGCCTGAACCTGCGTCAGCCGCCAAACGCCACCGTGCGCAGCGAAGATGAAGCCATCCGTGCAGCCAGCAAGATCGGCTACCCGCTGGTGGTGCGTCCGTCCTACGTACTGGGCGGCCGTGCGATGGAAATCGTCTACGAAGAAGAAGAACTCAAGCGTTACCTGCGTGATGCGGTGAAAGTGTCCAACGACAGCCCGGTGCTGCTGGACCACTTCCTCAACTGCGCCATTGAAATGGACGTGGACGCGGTGTGCGACGGTACAGACGTGGTGATCGGCGCGATCATGCAGCACATCGAACAGGCGGGCGTTCACTCCGGTGACTCCGCGTGCTCGCTGCCGCCGTACTCGCTGCCGGCACACATCCAGGACGAGATGCGCGAACAGGTCAAGAAAATGGCCCTGGAGCTGGGCGTGGTCGGCCTGATGAACGTACAGTTGGCGCTGCAAGGCGAGGACATCTACGTCATCGAAGTCAACCCGCGCGCTTCGCGTACCGTGCCATTTGTTTCCAAGTGTATCGGTGTGTCCCTGGCGATGATCGCTGCTCGCGTGATGGCCGGTAAGACCCTGAAGGAAATCGGCTTCACCAAGGAAATCATTCCTAACTTCTACAGCGTGAAAGAGGCGGTGTTCCCATTCGCCAAGTTCCCTGGTGTGGACCCGATCCTGGGCCCAGAGATGAAGTCCACCGGTGAAGTGATGGGTGTTGGCGATACCTTCGGTGAAGCCTTCGCCAAGGCCCAGATGGGTGCCAGCGAAGTGCTGCCGACCGGTGGTACTGCGTTCATCAGCGTGCGTGATGATGACAAGCCACTGGTTGCAGGCGTGGCCCGTGATCTGATCAACTTGGGCTTTGAAGTCGTGGCCACTGCCGGGACCGCCAAGCTGATCGAAGCTGCCGGCCTGAAAGTGCGTCGCGTGAACAAGGTGACGGAAGGCCGTCCGCACGTGGTCGACATGATCAAGAATGACGAAGTCACCTTGATCATCAACACGACCGAAGGTCGCCAGTCGATCGCGGACTCCTACTCCATTCGTCGTAACGCCTTGCAGCACAAGATCTACTGCACCACCACCATTGCTGCTGGCGAAGCTATCTGCGAAGCGCTCAAGTTCGGTCCGGAAAAGACCGTGCGTCGCTTGCAGGATCTACACGCAGGATTGAAGGCATGA
- the carA gene encoding glutamine-hydrolyzing carbamoyl-phosphate synthase small subunit, with the protein MTKPAILALADGSIFRGEAIGADGQTVGEVVFNTAMTGYQEILTDPSYAQQIVTLTYPHIGNTGTTPEDVESDRVWSAGLVIRDLPLVASNWRNTMSLSDYLKANNVVAIAGIDTRRLTRILREKGSQNGCIMVGDNISEEAAIAAAQGFPGLKGMDLAKVVSVKEKYEWRSTVWDLKTDSHATIDAAELPYHVVAYDYGVKYNILRMLVERGCRVTVVPAQTPASDVLALQPDGVFLSNGPGDPEPCDYAIQAIKDVLETEIPVFGICLGHQLLALASGAKTLKMGHGHHGANHPVQDLDTGVVMITSQNHGFAVDEATLPSNVRAIHKSLFDGSLQGIERTDKSAFSFQGHPEASPGPNDVAPLFDRFINEMAKRR; encoded by the coding sequence TTGACTAAGCCAGCCATACTCGCCCTTGCTGATGGCAGCATTTTTCGCGGCGAAGCCATTGGAGCCGACGGTCAAACCGTTGGAGAGGTGGTGTTTAACACTGCCATGACCGGCTATCAGGAAATCCTTACCGATCCTTCCTACGCCCAACAGATCGTCACCCTGACCTATCCGCACATCGGCAACACCGGCACTACACCGGAAGATGTCGAGTCTGATCGTGTCTGGTCGGCCGGCCTGGTGATTCGTGACCTGCCACTGGTTGCGAGCAACTGGCGTAATACGATGTCGCTGTCCGATTACCTGAAAGCCAACAACGTGGTGGCAATCGCGGGTATCGATACGCGCCGCCTGACACGCATCCTGCGTGAAAAAGGCTCGCAGAACGGCTGCATCATGGTCGGTGACAATATTTCCGAAGAGGCGGCGATTGCCGCAGCGCAAGGCTTCCCAGGCCTGAAAGGCATGGACCTGGCGAAAGTCGTCAGCGTCAAAGAGAAGTACGAGTGGCGCTCCACCGTCTGGGACTTGAAGACTGACAGCCATGCGACCATCGATGCTGCCGAGTTGCCTTACCACGTGGTCGCCTACGACTACGGCGTGAAGTACAACATCCTGCGCATGCTGGTCGAGCGCGGTTGCCGCGTGACCGTCGTGCCGGCGCAAACCCCGGCCAGCGACGTGCTCGCCCTGCAACCGGACGGTGTGTTCCTGTCCAACGGCCCGGGTGACCCTGAGCCTTGCGACTACGCCATCCAGGCGATCAAGGACGTGCTGGAAACCGAGATCCCGGTATTCGGTATCTGCCTCGGTCACCAACTGCTGGCCCTGGCCTCGGGCGCCAAGACCCTGAAAATGGGCCACGGCCACCACGGTGCCAACCACCCGGTACAAGACCTGGACACCGGCGTCGTGATGATCACCAGCCAGAACCACGGTTTTGCGGTAGATGAAGCCACCTTGCCGAGCAACGTGCGCGCCATCCACAAGTCGCTGTTCGACGGTTCCCTGCAGGGTATCGAGCGCACCGACAAGAGCGCGTTCAGCTTCCAGGGCCACCCTGAAGCCAGCCCGGGCCCGAACGACGTAGCGCCGCTGTTCGACCGTTTCATCAATGAGATGGCCAAGCGACGCTGA
- the dapB gene encoding 4-hydroxy-tetrahydrodipicolinate reductase, giving the protein MRRIAVMGAAGRMGKTLVEAVQQRSPASGLTAAIVRPGSTLIGADAGELASLGRIGVSLSGNLEQVADEFDVLIDFTLPEVMLKNLAFCRKAGKAMVIGTTGLTVEQKQLLVEAGKDIPIVFAANFSVGVNLSLKLLDLAARVLGDEADIEIIETHHRHKIDAPSGTALRMGEAIADALGRDLSKVAVYGREGHTGARARDTIGFATVRGGDVVGDHTVLFATEGERLEITHKASSRMTFAKGAVRAALWLDGRAPGLYDMRDVLDLH; this is encoded by the coding sequence ATGCGACGTATAGCCGTAATGGGCGCTGCCGGGCGCATGGGCAAGACGCTGGTCGAGGCGGTGCAGCAGCGCTCGCCGGCCTCGGGGCTGACCGCGGCGATCGTTCGCCCTGGCAGTACGTTGATCGGTGCGGACGCTGGTGAGTTGGCCTCGTTGGGGCGTATCGGCGTTTCGTTGTCTGGCAACCTGGAGCAGGTGGCTGACGAGTTCGACGTGCTGATCGATTTCACCCTGCCGGAGGTGATGCTGAAAAACCTGGCTTTCTGCCGCAAGGCGGGCAAGGCGATGGTGATCGGCACCACCGGTTTGACGGTTGAGCAGAAGCAGTTGCTGGTGGAGGCGGGCAAGGATATTCCTATCGTCTTCGCGGCCAACTTCAGCGTAGGCGTGAACCTGTCGCTCAAGCTGCTTGATCTGGCGGCGCGGGTGCTGGGGGATGAGGCGGATATCGAAATCATCGAGACCCATCACCGCCACAAGATCGACGCGCCGTCGGGCACCGCGCTGCGCATGGGCGAAGCAATTGCCGATGCGCTGGGTCGAGACTTGTCGAAAGTGGCGGTGTACGGCCGCGAAGGCCACACCGGTGCGCGCGCGCGCGACACCATTGGTTTTGCAACCGTGCGCGGTGGCGATGTGGTGGGTGATCACACCGTGTTGTTCGCCACCGAGGGTGAGCGCCTGGAAATCACGCATAAAGCGTCCAGTCGCATGACGTTTGCCAAGGGGGCGGTACGTGCTGCGCTTTGGCTGGACGGTCGTGCGCCGGGTCTCTACGACATGCGCGATGTGCTGGACCTGCACTAA